The bacterium nucleotide sequence AGGAAGATCCTGTCGCGCTTCCCCTTCATGGCGTTGCCGAACCGCCGCTCGGATCCGGCCTCGCTGTAGTCGGGTGCGGTATCGAAATAGGTGACGCCGCGTTCGATGGCCTCGCGTTCGACGGCTTCGGTCTGGCGTCCGCCGGTCCCCGCACCCGAGCCGATCGAGATGTCGGATACCAGGGCCTCGGTTCGGCCGAGCCGGCGATAGCTCGCGACCCGCGAGCCGACCCATTCTTCGCGAACCACGTCCGCCTTGTAACGGGGCTTCACGAAGAAGATGTTCTCGCCGGTTACGCTGAACGAACGCCGGTTCGCGAAGATTGCCGCGCCGAGCGTTGCGATGATTCCGCCGCTGGCGCCGAGGGCACCGAGCAGGAAGCGCCGACGCGTCCCACTCCCGCGTTCGTTCCCGACGGTCGCCCACGGCGCGCGCACCCAGCGCACCGTCAGGACGAGGCTCGCGAGCAGCGCAACCCCGACGAAGGCGAGCACGATCAGGTCACCCGTCGATGGAAGCTGTCCCTCCAGGCGACGCCCCAGAAAGCCGCCAAGGAAGACGAAGGAAAGAAACGTCGTGACGATCCAGGCGATGAGGGACACGCGACCGGGACTCATGGCTCCCCACCGGCCGCCCTCCGTTCGGCACGGGGACGGCGAAAGAACTCGAAGCAAGCCGCACTCTATCTCATGTAGGAACCGCCTCAAATTCCTGGAGGACTCAACCGCGGCCTGAGATCCTCCCCACCAGGACGCCGATCAAGACGAAAAAGAGCGCCGCAACAACCAGGAGGGTCCGACGCGTCGGGTGTCCTAGCGGACACCTCGACCGCGGAAGAAGCCTCGCAACCGCTCCTTCTGCCAGCGATGCAGGCCCTGCCGAAAACGCATGTCGTCGTAGCGCCGATCCCCGCGCAGAGCCGCCCAGAAGTAGCCCACGACGATCAGAAGACCACCGATCACGTAGGGCCGTTCGCGCATGCGGAAAAGGCCCGACGCGACCACATAGGGCATCCACGAGCCCATGAACCACTGGCCCCGGCCCCAACGCATGCGGCCACGGAAGATGCTTCGGTCCGAAGCACCCATCGGGCGAAGCTCCGTGATGTGCAACCGCGGATCCGCGATGCTGCGCGTCTTCCAGCCCTCCATGCGCGCCCGATGGAAATCGATTCCATCCCACATGACTTCCCGGACGAATCCGCCGATCGCCTCGAACGCCTCCCGGCGATAGACCTTGAACTGGCCCGCGACCATCTCATCGATCATGAAGTTCTCGACTTCACCGTCTTCCGTCGCAAGGAAGACTTTTCCGCTGGCTGCACCTAGCTTCCGGTCGTCCCCGAAGTACTCCATCAACACGGCCAAGTAGTCAGGCGGGAACTCGATGTCGGCATCGATCTTGGCCACGTATTCCCAAGACTCATCGACGGCCGCAACTCCCTCGTCGAATGCCTCGATGACACCATCTCCCAGCTTTCGGAAGCCGCGATCGGCTCGGCGGACGAGCTGGATCCATTCGTGCTCCTCGGCGGCGGCCCGGGCGATCTCAGCTGTTCGATCCGTGGAGCCGTCATCGATGATGATCCATCGCATCGGGCGGCGAGTCTGGGCCACCATGGACGCAATGGTTCGCTCCAAGGTGTGCGCCTCGTTGCGCACGGGCGATACCGCGAGGAGAGGTAGGATCGGATTCGTCGGACTCATTCCGGAGGGACTCTTCGCAACGACTGAACGGGTTCTTGAGCGAGGGAGGCCGCGGCCTCCCCATGATGGACTCTCTGCGGACTTCGAACCGACACGCGAGAGCAACCCGATCGGAACCGAAACGTCTGGGCCGCTGGGGTATAGACCCCGCAGCGCGAGTTGTCCACTCCCCAAGCAGCCCCGACAGGACTAAGGTAATAAACAAGCCCTGCCGATACTGAAGGCAGGCCCACCCGGTTTCGGTCTTGTTGGAGCCCGCCGTTGCCTGCCGAGGATCGTCCCCCGACACCCCTCAATGAGATCCGGGACGTCGGATTGGACGCAACGAAGGGGACCGCCTTGCGACCTGCCTGAAATCGGCTCAGGTCCAGGCAGAGCCGCTCGTCTACGTGTCCAGGCAGAGCCGCTCGTCTACGTGGACGGCGGTTCGAGCGACGGAAGCGTGGCGCTTGCCCGGGCGCTCGGCGCTACCGTGGTCGAGCTTGATTCCTCGCTTCCGTTCACGGCCGCCCGCGCGCGCAATAGGGGATTCGAATCCATTCTGGCGACCGCACCCGACACGAAACTCGTTCAGTTCCTGGATGGTGACTGCGAGCTGCGAACAGGGTGGATTGCTGCCGCCAGCACCCGGAGCTTTCGATCCGTCTCCGTGCCAACGGTGGAACGCTCCTTCGGGTGGCCCAGGAGATGAGTTGGCATGACGCCGAACTCGCTTCCTTCGGCCCGTGGTGGCGACGTCAGGTGCGCTCCGGACACGCCTACGCGGAGGTGCTTCATCTCCAAGGCTGGAGGCCGGGCGCCTATTGGTTTCGTAACGTGCTCTCGATCGTTTTCTGGGCCGGGCTCCTGCCAGCAGTGGTGCTGCTATTTGCTTGGCCAACCCACGGCATCAGTCTCTTGTCCCTCAGCCTCCTCGTCGTTCTGTGGTTGCGGTTTCGCCGACATGTCCGCAACGCCCGAGATTTCTCCGCGGCTGAGGCGGACCTGTTCGCCACCGGATGCGTCGTGGCGAAATTCGCCCAACTTCGTGGCGGGTCCGAGTTTCTCTGGAGACGGCTCGTCAGACGACAGCAGACGCCTTTGATCGAGTACAAGCGAACGGCCAACGATCCCGCCGAGCAGAGACGGAGCTGATGCAGCGATTCCTGGCATTGCGGGAGCGGCTCGAGACGACCCTGAAGCAGAGTTCCTGCGGTTACTCCGAATCCCATGCAGACCTTCTGCAGGACTTCGCTGTCACGATGTCCACACACGATGCCTGATCTTCTTGGCTTCATCGCCAAGCCCGGTCAGGAACCCGACTTGCAGGCGCATTGGAGGGGCCTCCTCCGTGGCCTTGGCCCGGTCGAGTCGCAGAAGACCTGGGTCGGGCGAGCCGCCGCTGCCGCAGTAGTCGGCAGCCGTCCTGGCGTACCGGTGCCTATCTCCGCATGCATGCCCGATGGCTTCCAGAGTTGGCGGCTGTCCCGGATGCCAACCGTGGACTTCCCGTGTCGTGGCCTCAGAGTATTCGCTTCGCGAAGCGAATACTAGACGCGGGGCGGCGGAGGATCATCGGAAGCGAAGGGTCCGAGGGGGCGACGGACTACGCCGGCTGGTTCAGGGGGCCGCTTCGAGCCTTCGTCAGAGAACGGCTCCTCGACGACCTCCCTCTCTTCGATGGTATCGTGCGCAACGGCGCGATCGGAATCGGTCGTGAAAGCCCATATTTCCGGCCAAACAGATCACAGCGCCGTCCTCGGATGCCTTCTCAGCATGGCCGAATGGCTCGCAGCGGCTCGTTCGTTGCGGACTATCTCGAATTGAGCCAGGCGAAGGTCCAGCATCTCTGGCAGCACGCCACGCAAACCCTGTTGGTGAGGCTGCTCCTTCTCGATGCTTGGGGGTCGCTCTGCCTAGGTACAGGTGATCCTGAGTCGCACCGGGAACGACTTCGACGCCATGTCTCTTTCTCGTCTCGAGTCACCCAATGAACGATCTCGCATTGGATGCACCCCCCTGGCCGCCCCGCTCAGGGCAACAGGGCGGGGGCCGCCGGCGGACTGGGCGGCGGGGGCACGGCTTCCCCCGGTCCACCGAGCTCATAGGCTCCGACGTCCCATTGGACGGAGCCGTCATTGTTTCGGCCAGACATCGACGTCCTTCTCCTACCCGCCCGGGCGATGTAGACCCGGTGATCGAGGGGCTTCTCGCGGCGTTCGAAGGCACGCTGCTCTCCGATGGTTACGGGGCCTACGAACTCTACGCGGAGCGCCGGGAGAAGGTCACGCATGCGCAGTGCTGGGCCCACACACGCCGCGGTTTCGCGAAGGCGGAGGATGTCGAACCAGAGCGCGCCCGCCATGCACTCGATCGGATCCGCGAGATCTACGCCCACGAGGAGGCGATCCGCGACCGGGGGCTCGAGGGCGAGAAGAAGCTCGTGGTTCGCGCCGAACGCAGCCGGCCGCTCGTCGACGCCTTCTTCGACTGGCTCCGTCACGAGCTCGCTGCCGCCGCTCTTCTCCCGACGAATCCGTTCACGAAGGCGGTACGCTATGCGATGGACCGGCGCACCGGACTCGAGGTCTTCCTCACCGACCCGAGGTGCCGATCGACACGAACCACCTGGAGCGAACCCTTCGCGTGATCCCGATGGGGAGAAAAAACTGGCTCTTCTGCTGATCCGAACTCGGCGCTCACCAGGTCGGCACCGTGCAGAGCCTGATCACGACCTGCGTCCGTCCAGAGCATCGATCCCTACACCTATCTGGTCGATGTGCTCCAGCGCATCAGCGTCCACCCTCAGGCCAGGGTCGCCGAACTCACGCCGAGGCTCTGGAAAGAGCACTTCGCCGACACTCCCCTCGGACCCCTGACAGGCTGAGACCCCGCGACACGGACCGCAACCACGTCCGAGGCTGGCCGCTTACTCGCAGGCAACCTCCGTCAGGGAAGCCCGGGCGCAACGCCGAAAAACACCTGGGCCTGCACGTTCCCGGGAGGCCCACTCTCGAGTCAGGGCAAGAGGAAAGGCGCGGCCGGCGCCGTGGGCGGCGGCGGAACGGTGCCACCTCCCCCTCCCAGCTCGTAGGCTCCGATATCCCATTGGGCGGTGCCGTCGTTGTCGCCGTCTGTTGGGCGAGCGCCACCGGAAAAATCCAGGCCACGCCACGAAATCGCTCCACCCACGTCCGCCGCTTGACTACCGGCCTTGAGGCGGAAATCCGCTGGCGTGCTTGGAGAACCGGAAACGAAGGGGTTCGAGGAGGCCTTGAGGTTGTTGCGCATCGTTCCCGAGACGGAGGCCGCTACGGAAGAAGAGGCGTTGGGGGCGTAAACGAGGTTGTTGATAGCCGTTGTGTTCACGGCTGGGCTTGTTGCGCTTACGCAGGCGACCGCGGCGGTAGCGGAGGTGTAGCAAGAGTTGTTGTAGACCCGATTGTCCTGGGGGACAGGTTCGATTCCCCGTCGGGAGATCGCGATGGCGGAGTACGCGGCGCCGCCGTTCATGTTGAAGATGTTATTGCGAACGGAAATGGACCGAGCCCACACATGGAGTTGCTCCCTGGTCTTCGACGAAGACGTGAAGTAGTTGTTCTCCACGATCCCCTCTCGGACATGTTCGTTGGTGATAGAATTCTGAGGGCCGAGATTCACCGACCAGATATCGCCCGTGAGCTGGTTGTGCGAGATGATGAAGTGCTTGGATTCCCTCTCGGGGAACGAAAGGGGAATGCCCAAAGTGACGGCGTGAAGCTTGATCACAGACGTGCCGGATCCAGGCGCCGACATCTGGTTGTGGGAGATGACGCCCTTGTCGACATGTGGGATGCGCAGATTGTGACTTGAAGTGTCGTTCACGGAGTTCCCCTGGAACGTCAGATGATTCGTAGCGAAGTAAAGGCCTTTGCCGTTCAAGTCGAACAGCGAGCTGTCGACGATCGCCACCTCGTCGTGCATCTCCGGTTGGCCGAGGTAGGTGATCACGGAATGGGCAATCGAGAATCCGGCACCATAGCGGGTTCCGGACACCCGGTAGATCAGCACGCGCTTGATCGTGCCACCGGTATTGACGAGACTCGAGGAAGCCAGGTTCGACCCGTGGCAGTCGAGGTCCACGATTCGCCAATCGTCGATCAGAGGCGTCTTGCCCGAGAGGCGGAAGAGCCCTGCTTGAGTGCTGTTCACGCGAGGCCTCGCGCCGCTGCCGAAGGCTGCGATCGTGGCAGGACCAGGAACGTTGATGACGACCTGGCCGTTCGACGTGAAGGTATCGCCGCGGCGGAAGAGTACCCTCTTCCGCGTACCTCGGCGGCTCGCGCCAACATTGAAGTCGTTTTCCGTCAGCCGCACGGCACCGGCCGGGCATCCGGCGAAGTTGCCGCTCGCCGAGACACAGGTCGTGGCCGACCCTGCGTAAAACGCATCGGGGTCGCTGACGTTGATTGTCCGGGTGGTCGACGCCTGATTTCCGTTCGGATCCGTGACCGTCACCCGCACCCTGTACGTCCCGGCTTGGTCAAAGACATGCGATGCCCAGGGGCCGGTCGCGAGGTTCTTGGACCGGCCCGATGTGGACCAGACTCCAGAACCGGAATCGTCGAAATCCCAGGCATAGTGAAGCTCGTGGACCGGGTCAGCCCCAGTGGATCCTGCTGCGTCGAAGAAGACCGAGAGCGGCGCGACACCAGTCGTTCGAGTTGGTGCCATCGCGGCGCCAACCGCCCAAGCGGATGAAGACACCAACAGGATCGCGGCGACACACGGGATCGTGGTACCGAAAAAGCGGCTCATCTGCCTACCCCCTCTGATTATTCCAGCTTCGCCGCCCGGGCTTCGCACGGCAACGGAACACATGGGCTCCGGCTATCACCAACAATCGGAAGACAGTTTCGAAAGTAGTGTGATAGCTACCACCTCCCCCAGGGGATCCGGCTAACGCTTCGGATCGATGGCAGCCGATCGGATCTCCTCCTCGAGAACGTCCCGAGGCCGATCCCGTAGGAACCGTTGGCCCCAGATTTCCAAGGAAAGAAGTCGGGCGCCATGCTTCGCCGCTTGCCGTTGCTCGGTGCTCCCAGGGGGCCGCGGGCCCTTCGACGGTCGCCAGGGGCCTCGCGGCCGGAACGCGACGCTCCAGAGGCCTCAGGAGAGCGCTGGAGGCCCCCCACGGCTGCGCAGAGCCGCCGCCAGGCCCCGAATGGCGAATGGAAGGTTCCGCTTCAGGTAGCGGGACGCGAGCCGACCGGGCTCCTGGAGCATTCGGTGGAACCACTCCATTCCGATCCGTTGCATCCAGCGCGGAGCTCGAACGATCTCGCCGGCCACGAAGCTCAAGCTGATCCCGCAGCCAAGCCACCAGGTACCGGGGAATTCGGCCCTCAAGGCATCGATCAGGTACTCGGTCTTGGGCGAGCCCAACGCCACAAAAACGAGATCGGGCTGGCTCGCGTGCAGGGTGTCCCGGACCTCCAGAATCTCCTCCTGGGTGGGTGGAATGCTGACACGGGGCGCGAAATGTCCGGCAATGACGAGGCCCGGGTAGCGCTCTTCGAGCCGTCTTCCCGCAGCGGCCGCGACGCCCTTGTCTCCCCCCAGAAGGAACAGACGGCGTCCGCCTCGGGCGGCCTCCTCGGCCAGACGCCACACGAGATCCGACCCCGCGACCCGTTCCGGAAACGGGTGGCCCGCCAGTCTTGCCATCCAAAGGAGAGGTGCACCATCGGGCACTCGCACGTCGGCGCGCCCGTAGAGAGCGGAGACGGCCGGCTCGCGACTGGCCTGCTGGACCAGATCGACGTTCGGCGTGAGGACCCAGCCGCCCTGCCCTTCGGCCATGCCTTCCGCGACCTGGCGACACACCGCTGCGCGATCGAGCTGTTGGAGCGAAAGGCCGAAGAAATCGAAACTTCCCATCATCTCGGCGGTTCCTCGGCGTTCCGGTGCATTCACGGGAGGGGAGCCTTCGTGGCCTTCCCGGCGCTGTCGACCCAGAAACACGACAGCCCGGTTCCCCCCGAAGCAACCACCGAAAGATGGTGAAACTCCGTCGGGCATCGGTGCCAGCAACTCCAACCCGGGTCCGCGGGGCGCTCGGCATCGATGGGCGCAATCGGGGCCCCCGCGAGACATCCGCTCGTATCGATACCCGGGTTCTGGGGGAAACGCAGCTTCCCCAGGTGGTCGACCACTGCGCCGCCCAAGGCCTTGGCGTAGGCCTCCTTCAGCGTCCAGAGCCTCAGGAAGCAGGCGCGCGCTGCGTTTTCTCCATCCGCTGCGAGTACCTGCGAAGCTTCCTCCGGGTGAAAGAACCGCTTCGCCAGGGCCGTGGGGTTCTTCAGCCGCCGTCCCTTCTCGACGTCTACCCCCACCGTTCCGGCACTGACGGCACAAGCCACGAGCCCCTCCGTGTGGGAGACATTGAACGAAGGGGCCGTCATCCCAGAAAGCTCGGGCCGACCACGTTCGGTCCTCTGAATGACCCACGCGGCCGGCGGGAGATCGACGTAGCGTGAGAGCGTGTGGCGCAGGAACCCCCGCCCGCAGAAGAAGCGGCGAGCGGGCTCGGGGGCCATCCGCGCGAACTCGTCTCGCTCGTTCGCAGCCAACACGGCTGCGAACGCGTCCGGCAGAGCCTCTGGCTCAGGCATCAGCCAGAGATGCACCTCGCCCGGGGCGAGGTTGTGGGTCGGTTGTCGAGCGGAGGCCTTCACCTGGCCCCAAACGGTCGGGATCATGGGAGGCCGTGTCAACGTGGCGCCCTGTCCGGCGCCGTGGCCCCTTTCGGGCCTAGTGCCAACAGGGCGTGTGTCCGCGATGTTCACGGATGGTGTCCGACCCCGCTTCCCACCGCAACGTTTCGAAACCCGTGCGTACCCCTCACGTGGATGGCTCATGGCGGCATTCGTTCGCGGGTTGCACGGTCGCCCGGAGCGAAGTCCGAACGGCACTTCGGCGTAGCGCCTGCATCGCCCTCAGCGGGCCGGAAGGTATCGGCAAGACTTGCCTGCTTCAGGATCTCGCCGCAGTGACGGGAGGCGCATTCCGCGTTGCCTATCTCCCGCTCGCCGCCCTGCCGGCCCGGGAGCTCGCCGCCTGGGCGCTCGGTGCCATGGATGAAGAAATGGAAGGCGATCCAGGCGAGGCGCTGCTCACGCTGGCCAACCGGCCCGGCGAACCCCCGTTGCTCCTCGCCATCGACGAGGCCCATGCCATGCCGCCGGCCAGCG carries:
- a CDS encoding glycosyltransferase family 2 protein, translated to MSPTNPILPLLAVSPVRNEAHTLERTIASMVAQTRRPMRWIIIDDGSTDRTAEIARAAAEEHEWIQLVRRADRGFRKLGDGVIEAFDEGVAAVDESWEYVAKIDADIEFPPDYLAVLMEYFGDDRKLGAASGKVFLATEDGEVENFMIDEMVAGQFKVYRREAFEAIGGFVREVMWDGIDFHRARMEGWKTRSIADPRLHITELRPMGASDRSIFRGRMRWGRGQWFMGSWMPYVVASGLFRMRERPYVIGGLLIVVGYFWAALRGDRRYDDMRFRQGLHRWQKERLRGFFRGRGVR
- a CDS encoding transposase, which translates into the protein MIEGLLAAFEGTLLSDGYGAYELYAERREKVTHAQCWAHTRRGFAKAEDVEPERARHALDRIREIYAHEEAIRDRGLEGEKKLVVRAERSRPLVDAFFDWLRHELAAAALLPTNPFTKAVRYAMDRRTGLEVFLTDPRCRSTRTTWSEPFA
- a CDS encoding PKD domain-containing protein → MSRFFGTTIPCVAAILLVSSSAWAVGAAMAPTRTTGVAPLSVFFDAAGSTGADPVHELHYAWDFDDSGSGVWSTSGRSKNLATGPWASHVFDQAGTYRVRVTVTDPNGNQASTTRTINVSDPDAFYAGSATTCVSASGNFAGCPAGAVRLTENDFNVGASRRGTRKRVLFRRGDTFTSNGQVVINVPGPATIAAFGSGARPRVNSTQAGLFRLSGKTPLIDDWRIVDLDCHGSNLASSSLVNTGGTIKRVLIYRVSGTRYGAGFSIAHSVITYLGQPEMHDEVAIVDSSLFDLNGKGLYFATNHLTFQGNSVNDTSSHNLRIPHVDKGVISHNQMSAPGSGTSVIKLHAVTLGIPLSFPERESKHFIISHNQLTGDIWSVNLGPQNSITNEHVREGIVENNYFTSSSKTREQLHVWARSISVRNNIFNMNGGAAYSAIAISRRGIEPVPQDNRVYNNSCYTSATAAVACVSATSPAVNTTAINNLVYAPNASSSVAASVSGTMRNNLKASSNPFVSGSPSTPADFRLKAGSQAADVGGAISWRGLDFSGGARPTDGDNDGTAQWDIGAYELGGGGGTVPPPPTAPAAPFLLP
- a CDS encoding WecB/TagA/CpsF family glycosyltransferase, which produces MMGSFDFFGLSLQQLDRAAVCRQVAEGMAEGQGGWVLTPNVDLVQQASREPAVSALYGRADVRVPDGAPLLWMARLAGHPFPERVAGSDLVWRLAEEAARGGRRLFLLGGDKGVAAAAGRRLEERYPGLVIAGHFAPRVSIPPTQEEILEVRDTLHASQPDLVFVALGSPKTEYLIDALRAEFPGTWWLGCGISLSFVAGEIVRAPRWMQRIGMEWFHRMLQEPGRLASRYLKRNLPFAIRGLAAALRSRGGPPALS
- a CDS encoding 4'-phosphopantetheinyl transferase superfamily protein, with the protein product MIPTVWGQVKASARQPTHNLAPGEVHLWLMPEPEALPDAFAAVLAANERDEFARMAPEPARRFFCGRGFLRHTLSRYVDLPPAAWVIQRTERGRPELSGMTAPSFNVSHTEGLVACAVSAGTVGVDVEKGRRLKNPTALAKRFFHPEEASQVLAADGENAARACFLRLWTLKEAYAKALGGAVVDHLGKLRFPQNPGIDTSGCLAGAPIAPIDAERPADPGWSCWHRCPTEFHHLSVVASGGTGLSCFWVDSAGKATKAPLP